AGCTGGTTCTGTGCAGCGATCTCCTGCGCCGAGGCCAGGTCGAAGCGCGACTGCGCCTCGTGGACGTCGGTGATCGTGACCGTGCCGACCTCGAAGCTGGTCTTCGCCAGATCGAGCTGTTCGCCCGCCGCCGTACGCAACTGCGTCACCGCGGCAAGCGCATCCTGCGCATTGAGAACGTTGAAGTAGGCCTCGGAGACCCGCAGCACCAGGTCCTGCCGCGCCACGCCGAACTGCGCCTCGGTCAGCGCGGTCTGCAATTCGCCCTGCTTGAACTGCACCCAGTTCTGCCAGCGGAACAGCGGCTGGGTCAGCTGCACACCGTAGCCGTTGCTGTTGTAGGAGTAGTCCATTGCCCGCGGACTCGAACTCGTGCGCAGCTCGGCGTCGTTCCAGCGCGTTTCCGCGTTCAGTCCGATCTGCGGCAGCAGGCCGGAACGCCCCTGCACGACCTTCTCCTGTCCGGCCTCGAACTCGGCCCGTGCCGCGGAGAACTTCGCATCATTCGCGAGCGCCTCCTGATAGACCTGCATGAGGTCGGCGGCCCACGCGCCGCTCGAGAACAGGCCTGCCACACAGAGTGCTATCGCTCGCTTCATTACGTCCTCCGGAAAATGCTGCCGCGTCAGTACTGCGGCATCTTCGGGTCGACCTGCGCCGCCCAGCCAGCGACACCGCCAGCCAGATTGATCACGTTGCCGAAGCCCTGATGCTCGAGGAACATGCACACCTGCGCGCTGCGCCCGCCGTGGTGGCAGACCACCACGATCTCAGCGTCACGGTCGAGCTCGGCAAAACGTGCGGGCACGCTGCCCATGGGCATCGGCACGGAACCCTCGATGTGACAGATCCCGAATTCCCAGGGTTCGCGCACATCGAGCAGCAGGGGCTTGTCGTCCCCCGCATCGCTCAGGCGGTCGGCAAGTTCGCGCGGGCTGATCTGACGCATGGTGTCGTACTCAGAAGCTGAAGGCGTCGTGGCGCGGCGCGTTGCGCAGCATGGGCACGACGGTCTCGAAGATGTCCTCGGTGCGGAAACGCCCCTCGGCCTCGCAGGTGATCAGGCGTCCCTTCATGACCGGCGCCTCGCCCACGAACGCGAACAGGCGGCCACCCACCTTGAGCTGCTCGAGCAGCGCCTGCGGCACGAAGGACACGCCGCCCGATACCACGATGACATCGTAGGGGGCACGCTCGGCCCAGCCCGCCATGCCGTCGCCCTGCGCCACCACGACGTTCTCGACACCGTTGCGGGCGAGGTTGTCCGAGGCGAACTTCACCAGCTCGGGCTCGATTTCCAGGGTGCGCACCCACTCCGCGCGCGCCGCCAGCAGTGCGGCGAAAAACCCGGAACCGGTACCGATCTCCAGAACCGAGTCGGATTTCGCCAGTTGCAGCGCCTGCAGCACCTTGCCCTCGATGACCGGCTTCAGCATCACCTGGCCGCAGCCGATCGGGATCTCCACGTCGGCGAAAGCCAGCGACCGCGCGCTCGCGGGCACGAACTCCTCGCGCTTGACCGTCATCAGGAGGTCGAGCACGTTCTGATCCAGCACCTCCCAGGGGCGGATCTGTTGCTCGACCATGTTGAAGCGCGCTTTCTCGAAATTCATCAGGAACTCCTGGCGAAATATTAGCACACGCTAATTAATAGCGTCGTCCGTTACGGCAAAACCGCATCATTCTAGCGCAGTTGCTGCGCTGCGATGGGGCGACGCGGCGCCCGTCAAGCAAGGGCAGTGACGATGGACAAGGCCCGCGGTCCCGGGCGCAAACCGCATGCTGGCCCGGGTCTCGCGCCTGGCGGCGAGCCGGGTCGTGCGGACGTTCCGGGATCAACGCGACTCGAGCACCAGGCGACCATTGGCCGGCTGGATCGGGCGGGTGTTGCGCGGGTAGAGGCGCCCGAACACGGCCAACTGGTCGTCAGCCATCGGCATCGGCGTCTTCATCACCACCCAGATGACGTCTTCGGTGCAGGGCGGCACGGGCAGCGAGCCGAGATAGAGGAAGTGCGCGGGATTCTCGGGGACGAAACCATTGAGGTCGATCACGGCATCCGGCACGAACTCGCGCCCGCGATCGAGTGGCAGGTTGTTCCACAAGGTCTGCAGCAAGGCGTTCGGCGCGCCGCCCGCCTCGAGCAGGATCGACACGATCGCCGTGCGACCGTCGGCGCTGCGGTGCTCGAGATAGGCGGCCATGTCATAGGCCATGCCGCCGACACGCTCCTGCGACGGGCGATGCAGGGTGAAACGCTCGAGCGCGTAGCGCGTGCCGCGGATCTCGACCCCCATGCCTTCGCCAACGTCCACCTGCAGCGTGTTGCCGGTGTCGCGGATGCGAAAACCGGTGCTGCGGTAGTGGAACTTGACCGGTGCCAGATCCACCGCCACGCCGTCACGCAGGTCGATCGGCGACTGGCGCGTGCCCTCGCTGCACAGACGCCAGTCGGGACGCAGGCGCCCCCACGCCTCCGGACCCAATTCCCCCTCGTAGCGCCAGCCGGGATCGAAGGCGTTGTCGCGCTGGGCACGCAGCAGCACCTCGACCGGGTCGGGCGGCGCCGGGGTCGCCGGCACCGACGGGGCCTTGACCTGCGGTCGCGCCAGGGCAACGGGCGCCGGAGTCTGCGGACGGGGCGTCTCACGCACCTCCGCGCGTGACGGCTCCGGCCTGCGCTCCGCGCCCGGCCGCGCCGGCGGAGCCGACTTCTCGGCCTTGCGCACCGTCTCGGCGGTCGCAGGCTTGGGTGCCTCGCGCTCGACCCTCTCGGGATCGGGCTTGGCGGGCCGGATGTTTGGCAGCGGCGGCAGGATCAGCTTCTTGTCGCCCTGATCCACCGCACCGTTCGGGGGCGCCGCCTCGACCGCCTTGGGCGGTTCAGCGGCACGCAAGGCCTGCGCCGTCGTCGTAGCGGTTTCGATCGGCGCCGCGCGGGCGGGCTGGGCCGTCGCCGGCTTCGCGGACCGCCCGGCCTTTGCGGGGGCCGGCGCGGACGCCTTGGGTGCTGCGGGCGCAGCGGCTTCCAGCCTCGGCTGCATCGAATCGGCCAGCTTCTGCACCTCGTCCGCCACCCTCTGCAGGTCGGCAACCGACGGCGGGCCGCACACCTCGCGCCACATGCGCTCGTCGACCGAGCTCGGCGTCACCCGCAGCGGCGTCTGGTCCTCGACATTCTCCTCGCGCACCAGGTTGTCATCGGCGTCGAGATACACGCGCTTGATGGTGGAGAAGGTCCGGTTCTGGCAGTCATACCGGTTCAGGGCCTTGATCGTCGCATATCCCGCCGCCGCGACCTCGTTGTTGGCCAACACCACCCGCCCCCACGACACCTTGGTGCCACGATCCGAAGTCAGGATGCTGCCGCGGTCGATCTCCACCCGGCGGTTGCGATCACTCAGCACCAGCTGCCAGTCGGCGGCGAGCGCGACCTGCAGCGGGCTGGCGATCATCAGGGCCACGAGGGCCAGGCGGGAGAGTTTCATCGATGCGGAGAACGGGCAGTAATGCAATCCTATACGGCGTGCGCACCGAAATCTTGAGCACCTTGCCACACACGAGGGCATACAGTATCGTCCGCAGTTCTCGTTGGGGGTGCCCGCTGCGCACGGGCTGAGAAACACCCTTGGAACCTGATCCGGCTCGCACCGGCGTAGGGAAACGTCAATATGCGTTCGTCCGCTTCATCCGCCGCTGCAACCAGCAGCGCGTCCCGTATTTCCAATGTGGTCTCGATCGCCGGCGTGGACCCGAGTGGGGGCGCCGGCGTGCTTGCCGACCTCAAGGCCTTCTCGGCGCTCGGCGCCTATGGCTGCGGCGTCATCGCTGCGCTGACGGCACAGAACACCCAGTGCGTGACCGGCGTGCATGTACCGCCGACCGACTTCCTGCGCCTGCAGATCGACACCCTGTTCGCCGACGTCGCGATCCACGCGACCAAGATCGGCATGCTCGGCAGCGCCGAGGTCACCGCCACCGTGGCCGACCGCCTTGCCCACTGGCAGGCCGCCAACG
This genomic window from Thauera humireducens contains:
- a CDS encoding protein-L-isoaspartate O-methyltransferase family protein: MNFEKARFNMVEQQIRPWEVLDQNVLDLLMTVKREEFVPASARSLAFADVEIPIGCGQVMLKPVIEGKVLQALQLAKSDSVLEIGTGSGFFAALLAARAEWVRTLEIEPELVKFASDNLARNGVENVVVAQGDGMAGWAERAPYDVIVVSGGVSFVPQALLEQLKVGGRLFAFVGEAPVMKGRLITCEAEGRFRTEDIFETVVPMLRNAPRHDAFSF
- a CDS encoding carbonic anhydrase, with the protein product MKLSRLALVALMIASPLQVALAADWQLVLSDRNRRVEIDRGSILTSDRGTKVSWGRVVLANNEVAAAGYATIKALNRYDCQNRTFSTIKRVYLDADDNLVREENVEDQTPLRVTPSSVDERMWREVCGPPSVADLQRVADEVQKLADSMQPRLEAAAPAAPKASAPAPAKAGRSAKPATAQPARAAPIETATTTAQALRAAEPPKAVEAAPPNGAVDQGDKKLILPPLPNIRPAKPDPERVEREAPKPATAETVRKAEKSAPPARPGAERRPEPSRAEVRETPRPQTPAPVALARPQVKAPSVPATPAPPDPVEVLLRAQRDNAFDPGWRYEGELGPEAWGRLRPDWRLCSEGTRQSPIDLRDGVAVDLAPVKFHYRSTGFRIRDTGNTLQVDVGEGMGVEIRGTRYALERFTLHRPSQERVGGMAYDMAAYLEHRSADGRTAIVSILLEAGGAPNALLQTLWNNLPLDRGREFVPDAVIDLNGFVPENPAHFLYLGSLPVPPCTEDVIWVVMKTPMPMADDQLAVFGRLYPRNTRPIQPANGRLVLESR
- a CDS encoding rhodanese-like domain-containing protein produces the protein MRQISPRELADRLSDAGDDKPLLLDVREPWEFGICHIEGSVPMPMGSVPARFAELDRDAEIVVVCHHGGRSAQVCMFLEHQGFGNVINLAGGVAGWAAQVDPKMPQY